AGCCTTTTGTTTTTGGTCATCTGTTCCTCCTAGAGTCCTAGTAGTCTAATAATAGTCTACCATGGACAATGGAGCAGAGACACCGTTCAAGAAGAGAAACTTACCAGAGAGGGGGAGATTTTGTGAATTTTCGCGTTGGGCACGCGCAGGACTTGAGCAAAGCCACGGGTTGCACCGTTGTAATTTTCCCTGAGGGAGCTGTTGCCTCCTGTGATGTAAGGGGCGGAGCCCCTGCTACCAGAGAGACGGATCTTTTGGATCCTAGTTGTTTGGTGGACAAGATTGATGCTATTTTGCTTGCTGGTGGTAGCGCCTTTGGGTTAGCCGCAGCTGACGGAGTAATGTCATGGTGCCTTGAAAACAACATGGGTTTCGATACAGGTTTTGGTTTGGTTCCTATAGTTTTAGCTTCTTGCATTTTCGATTTCAGCGTGGGAGAAAAGTTGTCTTGGCCAGATCGGGAAATGGGGATTGAAGCCTGTAGGAACGCGCAAGATCCATTCAAACTTCCCATGGGAAATTGGGGTGCAGGAACTGGGGCTACCGTGGGAAAGTACTTAGGTCTCCATAGAGCCATGAAATCTGGTGTGGGATGGCATGTAACTAGAAAAGGAAAAATTAAGGTGTATGCTTTGGCTGTGGTTAACTCCTTCGGTGGAGTTGTTGACCCAAATGGGGCCCTTTTGGCTGGTGCGCTGAACGAAGCTGGATACTTGGTTCCATGTGACAACTTCGGGGAGGAAGATAAAAGTTCTCTACTTTGGGGGCAGAACACTACCTTGTCGGTGATTGTAACTAATGCCAAACTTTCCAAGGCGGATTGCAAGCGTGTTTCCATTATGGCTCACGATGGTATGGCAAGAGCTATATCACCTGTTCATACACCTTTCGATGGAGATGTGGTCTTTTGTGCCTCAACGGGAGGGGAGAATAGCTCCGTCTTGGGCGTAGGAATTATGGCAGCAGAAGCGTTATCGGAAGCCATAAGAAACGGAGTTAAGTTTGCACAAAGCGCCTATGGTTTCAAAGGTAATAGCCTAGCGGGTGTTGATTAAGCAATATGACGGATGCCAAAGGATAATTTTTGACATATAAAAAGAGCAGGGGGGATAGCCGTGACTATAAGAGTGTTTTTGGCGGACGATCACCCTATGACTAGGGCAGGTTTAAGGGATTACATAAAAAGAGAAGAAGATTTTGAATTGGTGGGTGAGGCAGAAGATGGAGAGGAAGCTTTTAAAGGGATAAAAGAAAAGCAACCAGACATAGCGCTGCTAGATATAAGAATGCCTAAAGAAAACGGTGTGGCGCTGACTCGGCGACTGGCTGCTGAGGGACTTGAAACAAAAGTGATAATTTTGACCTCCTATGATGCAAAACAGTACGTAATTTCCTCTCTACGTGCCGGTGCCAAGGGTTTCGTGCTCAAGACGGCGAGCCCGGAAGAGTTGGCGAAGGCCATACGAACGGTAGCCTCTGGCAAGTTGTACTTGGATGCTGAGGTTTCTTCTTCGGTCCATGACGACTTTTCGCCTGAACCTTTATCGAACCGAGAAAGGGAGGTGCTTTTGAAGGCAGCAAAGGGGCTTTCCAGCAAGGAGATAGCGTCAGAGTTGTATATAAGCGAAAGGACCGTGCACGCTCACCTCGCATCCATCTATGATAAGCTTGGAGCAAAGAACAAGACGGAGGCCATGCTGCTTGCACTGAAATATGGTGTGGTGGCCTTGGAGGAACTCATAGAATGAAAAAACACCTTTTGATTTTATTGACTGTCGCTATACTGCTTCCGTCTTTTGCAGCTCTTTTTGTGGCAGGGTTGGGGATAGTTCAACATAGAAGAGCGATGGAGATGGTCGCAGAATCGTACGTTAAGGACATAGCGCAGAGTGTCGCCACTCAGATTGAATTTGACTGGGGAAGCCGATTCAGCATGGCGCGGCTTCACACCATGGCAAAATTCCACTGGTTGGCCTTCAATGTCTCTATTCCAGGATGGTTGGCCATAATTGATTCCGAAGGTCGCATATTAGTTTCCACTGCAGGGGCTGAGATACTATCATCGCTGTGGAACAGGGAAATTCCCGTAGAGACGGCATTGGAGCTTGAGAGCCCTGAAGGAGAGCGTTTTACCCTTGCTGTCTATCCTGCGGGAACTACAGGGTGGTTCGTGGTTGCTGCAGTATCTTGGGATAAACTGATGGGGCCAATGATCAAGTTCAATAGATGGCCACTTCTTGTGGGGCTCATAGGATTGTTGGGTCTCTTATCCGTATATGCTCTATGGAAGTGGTTGGTTGCCCCGTTGAGAAATCTTTCTCATGAAGTGTCAACATTGAGATGGGGGTCGGATCTGCCGGAAAAAGAGGACCCCATGGCAGTGTTTGAGGTAGACCGTCTCCGAAAGGTCATCTATCATTTGGCCCAATCAGCTATAGATAGAGCACAGTTAATGAAAAGGTATGTCAGTGATATCGTTAAAGTTCAAGAAGAGGAGAAGAGCCGTTTGGCGAGAGAGATACACGATGGCCCCCTTCAGGAAGTAACAGCTTTGATGCAGCAGATAAGATTAGCAAGGATGGAGCTTGAGGGGCATGAAGAAAGCATGAAGAGGTTGCTATTGGCGGAGGAAGAGGCACAAGTAGCGGTGAGGGACTTGCGGGCCTTATGTGATGAACTATCACCACCATGGTTGGAGCTGGGGCTTAAAGAGGCTTTGGAGGAATTGGCCGAAAGGATATCCAAACACTTTAACGTCACGATCCAAGTGGAAGTCCATAGGGGGATCTGTCTTTCTAAGGATGTGAGCTTAGCTTTTTTTAGAGTGGTTCAGGAAGCTATACACAACTCCTACCGCCATGGTAAGGCTACAAAGGTGAACGTGAAAGTTTATGAAAGCGAGGGTTATGTTTTCTTGGAGGTTTATGACAACGGTATAGGATTTAACCCGAGCTTGGATGTGGAGGCGTTGAGGCTTAGCGGACATAGAGGATTGGCCAATATGAGTGAAAGAATGAGCCTTATTGGAGGAAGCTTTGAGGTGTTTTCGGAAGAAGGGAAAGGGACCACCGTGCTGTGCAAGGTGTCCGCTACTTGCGCTTTTGCCTGAAATGTCCACCCCATACACCTTTTACATCAGATACGAAAACTACGCCTGAGTTGCCTGTGATACCGTATAGATGCTGTATTTCATCCCTGCGGCACAGCACCTTTAAAATCAACCTTCTACCCTCTCTGCCCGAGCCATAAAGGACGGTGGTGCCGAAGCCTTCGTTTCTCAACCGCTGGACCAGTTGGGAGGCTTCCTCCGTGTCTGCAATTATTATTTCTATAAGGACAAAGGAGCTTAAAAATTTTTCTTCAAGGGTGACTCCCAGGAAGTTCCCAGCTGCGTAGCCGCCAGCGTAGGCTATTATCTGCTCTGGCTCAGATATTCCGCTTTTCAATATATATCCCAATGCAATAAGATATATGGCAGATTCGAAAAAGGCCGTTATGGAGGCTTGAACCTTCTTTCCTCTGACCAGTAGCAAGATTCTGAACGTCCCAAGGGGGACATCCAGGAGCCTGGAGCAGAAGATGAGCAAAGGTCCTACAATGTCCATTAAGATCGCCTCCTCGAGCTTGAAATTTTTAGCAGCGGTAGTGCTTGAGCTGCTTTTAGCGTACTAATTCATTTTAGTATAGAATATGACATATGAATAGGGCTTTAATAAGCGATGATATGGAAGAAAGGGAGGGAAGCCTGCTTTCGGGCGCAGAGATGAGACTTAGAATACTTGGTGCAGCACAAGAGGTTACAGGGTCCAACTATCTCTTGGAGGTTGATGGGAGGAGAGTTTTGGTGGACTGCGGTCTTTACCAAGGTGCAAACTCTGGAGATAATCACGTTCCGCTGGATTACGATCCTTCGACGATAGATGCAGTACTTTTGACCCATGCTCACTTGGATCACACTGGCAAAGTTCCCCTATTGGTCAAGCAGGGTTACAAAGGACCGGTCTATGGAACGAGACCTACTTTGGAACTTTGCGATATCCTGTGGAGGGATGCTGCACATATCCAAAAAGAGGACGCCGAATGGCAGAGTAGGAAAAACATGCGCAAGGGGCTTCCGCCTGTAGAACCTTTATACACCCTGGAGGATGTGGAACGTTCTTTAGAGCGTCTAAGGTCCGTAGGATACGATGACGTAGTGGAGATAGTCGATGGTCTGAAGGTGCGATTCAGGGACGCTGGCCATATTTTGGGCAGTGCGATTTTGGAAGTGTGGCTCAACGAGGGTGACGAAGAAGTAAAGGTGGTATTTTCAGGGGACCTTGGCCCACAGGAGACGGTCATGGAGGCCAATCCAGCGGTCGTGGAGGATGCAGATTTCGTAGTGATAGAGTCTACGTACGGGAACAGAAACCATAAAACCAACCTGGAGAGCAGAGAAGAGTTTCGACAGACCATGAAGGAGATGCTGAAAGACCACGGTAAGGTCCTGATACCTACTTTCGTCGTGGATAGGGCCCAAAGGGTTCTATACGAACTGAAGCTTATGCAACAGGAGGGAATACTCCCGGATAACGTGCCGATATATTTTGATTCCCCCATGGGAATGAAGACTACCGCGGTTTACAGTGAGCATATATCTCTCCTTTCCGCTGAGATTCAGGAAGAAGCAAGGCAAGGACGGGATCCTTTTACGCCCAAACAACTTCATATCGTGGAGAGTGTGGACGAATCGAAGGCCATAAACAACATTAAACATGCCATAGTGCTTGCAGGCAGCGGTATGTGTAACGGAGGCAGGATAGTTCATCATCTGAAGAACAATCTTTTCAGGGAGAACGCTCACGTAGTATTCGTAGGTTATCAAGCCAAGGGAACATTGGGCAGAAGGCTAATAGATGGCAGCAAAGTAGTAAGAGTCGCAGGAGAAGAGGTCTCCGTAAAGGCAAAACTACACACTATAAATGGTTTTTCGGCCCATGCGGACAGGAGCGACCTTTTAGCTTGGGCCAAGAACTTCAAGACCAACCCTTTATTTATTGTCACTCACGGAGAGCCTGAAGCATCAGGTGCACTGGCGGCGTCACTTCAGGAAGAAGGCTTCTCTGCCGTAGTTCCTAAGTTGGGGCAAGAATTTGTTCTGTCCAAGGCGAAGGAGGTTGTTTCAGTTCAGGAGGTGCCTCCTGTCTTCGGCCAGGAGACCTTTGAGGACAGGCTAGCACTGGCTTTGGAACAAATAGAGCAAGCTGCAGAAGCTTTAAAGTTGGAAGGAAATATAAGGGATTCGTATGTTATTTCTCTTATAGTTTCTGCGGAGACCTTGCTTAAGACTGCCAGGGAGAAGCTAGAAAACCAAAAGGAGAGGGCGGCCAACAAGTGAGATCAAGAAAAACAGGTCAAAGAGTGAAGAAATTGCTGTTGTTCTTGTTGGTTGCGATTTTTTTCTCTTCCATGTCTGGAAGGTGCACGGCAGAAGAGGTGAGCTGGGAAGAGGCCTGGCGCATTATTACCGATAAAAGCCCATCTTTGAAAGCGACTCTCTACGCTGTGGAGGTTGCCAAAGCATCTTTGAAGTTAGCAGGTGCAGGTAAGAGGATCAGCGCTGATCTGGCTGTCACTGAGGCCATGCTTGAAGGAGCGTCGGATTCTTTTGTGGGTGGGATTACCCTCAGTTATTCATTGAACCTTGCGGGCAAGGAGGAACTTGAGATAGCCTCAGCGAGGATAGCCTATGAGGAAGCCCTATTGGCCTATAGGATTTCCCAGCTTCAACTTTTCAGAAATGCATCCTTTGCCTATTGGAACGCGGTTGCAGCGAATGCGGCGCTGAGGGCGGCCGAGGAAGAAATAAAGAAGAGAGAGGCGTTCTTGAAGGACGCAAAGCTGCGCTACGAACAAGGTGTCGTTCCTCAACTTGATGTTTTAAGGGCTGAAAGTGCTCTCGCGGAGGCAAAAGCCAGCTATGCTTCCAAGCGAGCCATTCGGGAAAACTATTATGCTATGCTCAAGGGGCTTGCGGGTTGGACTGATATAGAACCTTTGAAAGAGGCCTTCGAAAAGGTTGAGGTCCCAATAAGAGAGCAAGCTCCTAACTATTCTGGAGTCGTAGAACGTCATCCGTCCGTTGCCCTGCAGTCTCTCAAAGTCGCAAGGAACGAGATCTTGGTGAAATTGGCAAAATCGGGCATGGCCCCTAAGGTTTCCATATCTGGCACCAGGAACTTGTTCAAGGAAGGCTCCAGCAGTGCTTCTTCCAGCGTTGAAGACAGGTGGAGCGCCCAAGCCACATTGAGCATACCATTGAGCGATGGTGGTAAAACTAAGTGGAGCGTAAGTCAGGCGAAGGCACAGCTGAATATTGCAAGGGCAGAACTCGGTAAAGAGAAAGCAGCTGTCATGGAGGAGCTTTTCTCCGCTTGGGAAGATTATAGGTCTGCATTGGAGGATTTCGCTTCTTCGAAGAAACGATTAGAGTTAGTCGCAAGGGAGAGAGAGATTTCGGTTTTAAGGTACAACGAGGGGCTTTCATCCCAGCTGGATGTTTTGGATGCACAATCTCGCTACGCTGATTCATTGGCAAATTATATAAATGCAAAAAAGAAAGTGCTGGTGTCTTATTCCAGGCTTGACGCTGCAGAAGGACGGTTGCCTTAGGAGGTTCGTTGCATGGAAAGGCGAAAGAAAGCAGTATTAATATGGGTTTCAGTAATAATCTTAGTTATTGGCTACGGGACATGGAAAGTGGCTACAAAACCGAAACAAGCTCCGCCTACTAGTGTGGCCACTATCCACGCTCAAAAGGGAATTCCCGTTACTGCAGAAAAGGCCAGGAGAGGTCCTTGGGAGCACTGGATCAGTCTTTACGGAACGGTCGAATCCTCAAAAGTTGTGCAGATTTCTGCTGATCGGCAGGAATATGTTTTAGCGGTCTTGTGCGATGTTGGTGACCTTTTGTCTCCTGGTGATGCCATGGCAATCTTGGATACCAGGGAAATCAAAGAGAAATACGAGGCTCAGAGGGCCAAGGTCAGAGAGCTTTTGGACAATTACAGGAGATTGCAGTCTTTGAAAAAAGCAGGAGGAGCTAGCGCCCAGGAGGTTGAAAGTGCTCTTTCCGCTTACCTTGACGGGGAAGCTAAGCTGAAGGAGTTGGAAATTGACCTTGATCGCTCTAAGGTGAGCTCTCCAATAGAGGGCATCGTAATGGAGAAGTTCGTGGAACCAGGTGACTTGGCTTCTCCTGGAAAGGTTTTGTTTAAGGTGGCGGACCTTGACTCCTTGGAAGTTCATTTGGTAGCTTCGCCAAAAGATGCACTAAAGCTAGCCAATGCCCACGCTGCAAGGGTTAATACCCCAAAAGGGTGGATTGATGCTTCTGTTAAAAGGGTTGATCCCGTTGCCGATGCCCAAACAGGCTTGCTGAAGGTGATACTTGAAGTGCCTTCTGAGTCTGGACTAAGGCCTGGAGAAACAGTTGAAGGTCAATTAAAGGACGAAAATGTTGCCGAAGCCATATATGTGCCTTACGAGGCGATTCAGCGGCCTGATGAAGGAAAAGCTGCCGTTTTCGTGGTATCGGGGGATGTTGCCGTTCAAAAAGAGGTGGTCTTGGGAGAATCCTTTAACGGCTATGTGCGAATAATTTCAGGACTTGATGGAGACGAAAAAGTGGTGGTAAGAGGTTCAGACAGGCTTTATCCCAACGCGAAGATATGGCTTCAAGGAGAGTAGGGCCATGGGATTGGTGGAAGTTTCTGTAAGAAGGCCCATACTGACGTCTGTAATAATTGTAATTCTTTTGTTTTTGGGTATCTATGCTTTCCTTAATGAAGGTGTGGCCTTGCTGCCCAAGGTTGATATCCCTGTTGTGCTGATAAGGACCACATATAAAGGAGCTAGTCCCCTTGAAGTGGAGAACTTGGTAGTGAAACCCATAGAGGATGCGGTGGCCACGGTCGAGGGAGTCGATGAAATAAACGGATACGCAATTGAAGGAACTGGCTTTGTGGTTGCCCAACTGACTTACGAGACGGATGTGACGCAGGCAACCCTAGATATATCTACGAGGATAAGGTCAATTATAGGCTCTCTTCCCGAAGATGCGGATGAGCCAGTAGTTGAGAAATTTGACATCAACGCTAGACCGTTCATGATAATGGTCGCTGAAAGCAACCTTCCGCCATATATGACTAAAAGCATAGTGGAGGAGCAGATAGCCAAACGAATCACTCAGATCCCAGGGATGGCGAACGTTGACGTTGTTGGTGGGAGGACGAGGGAGATTCATTTGAACGTTTCTCCTAAGGAATTAGTGGCCAGGAATTTAAGTTTGCGAAAGCTTTCTTCCTATGTGGCAGGGAGCAACCTCAATTCCCCCTCCGGACGGATTTCTCAGGGGCTAAAGGAAACATCGGTCCGCGTAGTGGGTGAACCCAAATCTGTTTTGGAGTTGGGGAACATAGGTATTCCTTTGGGAGAGGACAAGGTAGTTCTCCTTAAAGATATTGCGGAGATTGAGGACGGGTTGGCCGAAGAGCGGAGCAAGGCTCGTTACAACGGCAAGCCTGCAATTTTATTGGAGCTCGTGGCAAGACCCAACGCAAACGTGGTTGAGGTCGCCAAGCAGGTAAAAAAAGTCATAAAAGAAGTCGCCCCTGCCTTCAGGGGTAGCATTTCACTGGAAGCAATCTACGATAGCAGCGAGTTTGTTGAAAAAGCGGTAAAAAACGTGATAAGGGACATGACCATAGGGACCGTTCTTACTGCCTTGGTCATCTTTCTTTTCCTGCAGCAATTCGGTGCTACCTTGGCGGTGGCGGTCTCCATGCCGGCGGCAATTATAGCAACGTTTATTCCCATGTTTCTTATGGGCTTCACTTTGAACGTCATGAGCACCTTGGGATTGGCCATATCAGTGGGGGTCTTAGTGAACAATGCTATTTTGGTCTTGGAAAACATTTACCGCTACAGGGACATGGGAGAGACTCCAATAAATGCGTCTATCAAGGGTACAAGGGAGATAGAGGTAGCGGTCCTTTCCACGACTGCCACAAATCTAGGAGTTTTCATTCCTGTGGCTTTCATGGGAGGTATAGTGGGTCAATTTTTCTATCAGTTTGCGTTGACAGTGGTCTTTGCAACATTGTTCTCTCTGTGGGCCGCTTTCACGGTTACTCCTATGGCAGCAGCCAGATTAGGCGGGGTGCATAGGGTCTCCAAACCTGCCATGATTCTCACTGGATGGTGGCAAAAAGTTTACTCCACGATTGAGGATGCTCACCATTATTTGGTTCCACGGTGCGTGCGCCATCCAGTTCGAACGTTGGTGTTCTTTGTTGTGATGCTCGGGGTGGCCCTTTACTTTTCGAGGTATATAGGGTTCCAGTTTTTCCCAAGGGTTGATGAAGGAATAATAACGGTAAGTATAGAGTTGTCCAGCACCGCATCTTTGGATGCAACAGATGAGGTAGTTCAATATGTAGAAAAAACGCTGAAGGAGAAACCCTACGTCAAGTCGGTAAGTTCCAACGTGGGTGGAGGCTCCAGGCTAGGCGGTGCAAATACAGGACAGGTAAGAGCTTACCTCATTGAGGAGGGGCGTAGGCCATCTGCGTTTGCCATAGCTTCCATGCTGCGCAAGGAATTTGCTTCTGTGCCTGATGCCAAGATATCGGTAAATGTCTCCAATGGAAGGGGTGGTGGTAACTCCAAGCCCATACAGATCACCTTGGTTGGTCCAGAGTTGGATGTACTGAACGAAAAATCTCAGGAATTAATAAGGAA
The DNA window shown above is from Thermovirga lienii DSM 17291 and carries:
- a CDS encoding peptidase S58 DmpA (PFAM: Peptidase family S58~COGs: COG3191 L-aminopeptidase/D-esterase~InterPro IPR005321~KEGG: tte:TTE1796 L-aminopeptidase/D-esterase~PFAM: peptidase S58 DmpA~SPTR: L-aminopeptidase/D-esterase); the encoded protein is MNFRVGHAQDLSKATGCTVVIFPEGAVASCDVRGGAPATRETDLLDPSCLVDKIDAILLAGGSAFGLAAADGVMSWCLENNMGFDTGFGLVPIVLASCIFDFSVGEKLSWPDREMGIEACRNAQDPFKLPMGNWGAGTGATVGKYLGLHRAMKSGVGWHVTRKGKIKVYALAVVNSFGGVVDPNGALLAGALNEAGYLVPCDNFGEEDKSSLLWGQNTTLSVIVTNAKLSKADCKRVSIMAHDGMARAISPVHTPFDGDVVFCASTGGENSSVLGVGIMAAEALSEAIRNGVKFAQSAYGFKGNSLAGVD
- a CDS encoding two component transcriptional regulator, LuxR family (PFAM: Response regulator receiver domain; Bacterial regulatory proteins, luxR family~COGs: COG2197 Response regulator containing a CheY-like receiver domain and an HTH DNA-binding domain~InterPro IPR000792: IPR001789~KEGG: aco:Amico_0408 two component transcriptional regulator, LuxR family~PFAM: response regulator receiver; regulatory protein LuxR~SMART: response regulator receiver; regulatory protein LuxR~SPTR: Two component transcriptional regulator, LuxR family), with the protein product MTIRVFLADDHPMTRAGLRDYIKREEDFELVGEAEDGEEAFKGIKEKQPDIALLDIRMPKENGVALTRRLAAEGLETKVIILTSYDAKQYVISSLRAGAKGFVLKTASPEELAKAIRTVASGKLYLDAEVSSSVHDDFSPEPLSNREREVLLKAAKGLSSKEIASELYISERTVHAHLASIYDKLGAKNKTEAMLLALKYGVVALEELIE
- a CDS encoding integral membrane sensor signal transduction histidine kinase (PFAM: Histidine kinase; Histidine kinase-, DNA gyrase B-, and HSP90-like ATPase~COGs: COG4585 Signal transduction histidine kinase~InterPro IPR018486: IPR011712: IPR003594~KEGG: aco:Amico_0409 integral membrane sensor signal transduction histidine kinase~PFAM: ATP-binding region ATPase domain protein; histidine kinase dimerisation and phosphoacceptor region~SPTR: Putative sensory box sensor histidine kinase) yields the protein MKKHLLILLTVAILLPSFAALFVAGLGIVQHRRAMEMVAESYVKDIAQSVATQIEFDWGSRFSMARLHTMAKFHWLAFNVSIPGWLAIIDSEGRILVSTAGAEILSSLWNREIPVETALELESPEGERFTLAVYPAGTTGWFVVAAVSWDKLMGPMIKFNRWPLLVGLIGLLGLLSVYALWKWLVAPLRNLSHEVSTLRWGSDLPEKEDPMAVFEVDRLRKVIYHLAQSAIDRAQLMKRYVSDIVKVQEEEKSRLAREIHDGPLQEVTALMQQIRLARMELEGHEESMKRLLLAEEEAQVAVRDLRALCDELSPPWLELGLKEALEELAERISKHFNVTIQVEVHRGICLSKDVSLAFFRVVQEAIHNSYRHGKATKVNVKVYESEGYVFLEVYDNGIGFNPSLDVEALRLSGHRGLANMSERMSLIGGSFEVFSEEGKGTTVLCKVSATCAFA
- a CDS encoding hypothetical protein (COGs: COG4843 conserved hypothetical protein~KEGG: aco:Amico_0082 hypothetical protein~SPTR: Putative uncharacterized protein), whose protein sequence is MDIVGPLLIFCSRLLDVPLGTFRILLLVRGKKVQASITAFFESAIYLIALGYILKSGISEPEQIIAYAGGYAAGNFLGVTLEEKFLSSFVLIEIIIADTEEASQLVQRLRNEGFGTTVLYGSGREGRRLILKVLCRRDEIQHLYGITGNSGVVFVSDVKGVWGGHFRQKRK
- a CDS encoding RNA-metabolising metallo-beta-lactamase (PFAM: Metallo-beta-lactamase superfamily; RNA-metabolising metallo-beta-lactamase; Beta-Casp domain~COGs: COG1236 exonuclease of the beta-lactamase fold involved in RNA processing~InterPro IPR011108~KEGG: aco:Amico_0410 beta-lactamase domain protein~PFAM: RNA-metabolising metallo-beta-lactamase~SPTR: Beta-lactamase domain protein;~manually curated); the protein is MRLRILGAAQEVTGSNYLLEVDGRRVLVDCGLYQGANSGDNHVPLDYDPSTIDAVLLTHAHLDHTGKVPLLVKQGYKGPVYGTRPTLELCDILWRDAAHIQKEDAEWQSRKNMRKGLPPVEPLYTLEDVERSLERLRSVGYDDVVEIVDGLKVRFRDAGHILGSAILEVWLNEGDEEVKVVFSGDLGPQETVMEANPAVVEDADFVVIESTYGNRNHKTNLESREEFRQTMKEMLKDHGKVLIPTFVVDRAQRVLYELKLMQQEGILPDNVPIYFDSPMGMKTTAVYSEHISLLSAEIQEEARQGRDPFTPKQLHIVESVDESKAINNIKHAIVLAGSGMCNGGRIVHHLKNNLFRENAHVVFVGYQAKGTLGRRLIDGSKVVRVAGEEVSVKAKLHTINGFSAHADRSDLLAWAKNFKTNPLFIVTHGEPEASGALAASLQEEGFSAVVPKLGQEFVLSKAKEVVSVQEVPPVFGQETFEDRLALALEQIEQAAEALKLEGNIRDSYVISLIVSAETLLKTAREKLENQKERAANK
- a CDS encoding outer membrane efflux protein (PFAM: Outer membrane efflux protein~COGs: COG1538 Outer membrane protein~InterPro IPR003423~KEGG: aco:Amico_0486 outer membrane efflux protein~PFAM: outer membrane efflux protein~SPTR: Outer membrane efflux protein) — encoded protein: MRSRKTGQRVKKLLLFLLVAIFFSSMSGRCTAEEVSWEEAWRIITDKSPSLKATLYAVEVAKASLKLAGAGKRISADLAVTEAMLEGASDSFVGGITLSYSLNLAGKEELEIASARIAYEEALLAYRISQLQLFRNASFAYWNAVAANAALRAAEEEIKKREAFLKDAKLRYEQGVVPQLDVLRAESALAEAKASYASKRAIRENYYAMLKGLAGWTDIEPLKEAFEKVEVPIREQAPNYSGVVERHPSVALQSLKVARNEILVKLAKSGMAPKVSISGTRNLFKEGSSSASSSVEDRWSAQATLSIPLSDGGKTKWSVSQAKAQLNIARAELGKEKAAVMEELFSAWEDYRSALEDFASSKKRLELVAREREISVLRYNEGLSSQLDVLDAQSRYADSLANYINAKKKVLVSYSRLDAAEGRLP
- a CDS encoding efflux transporter, RND family, MFP subunit (TIGRFAM: RND family efflux transporter, MFP subunit~COGs: COG0845 Membrane-fusion protein~InterPro IPR006143~KEGG: aco:Amico_0351 efflux transporter, RND family, MFP subunit~SPTR: Efflux transporter, RND family, MFP subunit;~TIGRFAM: efflux transporter, RND family, MFP subunit), producing MERRKKAVLIWVSVIILVIGYGTWKVATKPKQAPPTSVATIHAQKGIPVTAEKARRGPWEHWISLYGTVESSKVVQISADRQEYVLAVLCDVGDLLSPGDAMAILDTREIKEKYEAQRAKVRELLDNYRRLQSLKKAGGASAQEVESALSAYLDGEAKLKELEIDLDRSKVSSPIEGIVMEKFVEPGDLASPGKVLFKVADLDSLEVHLVASPKDALKLANAHAARVNTPKGWIDASVKRVDPVADAQTGLLKVILEVPSESGLRPGETVEGQLKDENVAEAIYVPYEAIQRPDEGKAAVFVVSGDVAVQKEVVLGESFNGYVRIISGLDGDEKVVVRGSDRLYPNAKIWLQGE